The following are from one region of the Hydrogenimonas sp. SS33 genome:
- a CDS encoding PAS domain-containing protein — MKKGTRIVNFKTGKVIEKAEPVDEEVYFDGGVMITETDLKGVITYVNKKFREMTGYTREELIGAPHSIIRHPDMPKGAFRSMWETLKEGKIWRGYVKNLRKDGKYYWVLVYVQPKYDENGDVVGYIAGRKVADPQKVKQAEMMYEQFGADELADEEIFDCSYHEYIESK; from the coding sequence ATGAAGAAAGGTACCAGAATCGTCAACTTCAAAACGGGCAAAGTCATTGAAAAAGCAGAACCGGTCGATGAGGAGGTCTATTTCGACGGCGGTGTGATGATTACGGAAACCGACTTGAAAGGTGTTATTACCTATGTCAACAAAAAGTTTCGGGAGATGACCGGTTATACCAGGGAAGAATTAATAGGCGCACCCCATAGCATCATCCGCCACCCGGATATGCCGAAAGGGGCTTTCAGAAGCATGTGGGAAACCCTGAAAGAGGGAAAGATATGGCGGGGATATGTCAAAAATCTCAGAAAAGACGGAAAGTATTACTGGGTTTTGGTCTATGTGCAGCCCAAATATGATGAAAACGGGGATGTGGTCGGATATATTGCGGGCAGGAAGGTTGCCGATCCGCAGAAGGTCAAACAAGCGGAGATGATGTATGAACAGTTTGGCGCTGACGAGTTGGCGGATGAAGAAATCTTTGACTGCTCATATCATGAATATATAGAAAGCAAGTGA
- the hisD gene encoding histidinol dehydrogenase, with protein sequence MLLIKTTDSDFKEKFEEILGRGAMDMEHVASIVGGIIKEIRSEGNGALKRHIEKFDRWKPESDADLMVDPAEMKKAYEALDSRLRDALHLAYERIARYHEKQMPKSWIDFDEAGNVLGQKVTPVERAGLYIPGGKAAYPSSLLMNAIPAIVAGVGEIVVATPTPENEINHLVLAAAHLCGVKKMFKMGGASAIAAMAYGTETVPKVDVITGPGNIFVATAKKMVYGDVNIDMIAGPSEIGILADGSAIPDYLAIDLLSQAEHDEMASSILITPDAELAEAVRELVYVELAKLERQAIARKSIEERGAVIVTETMEEAIGLMNRIAPEHLEVMTANPFELLPKIKHAGAIFMGQFTPEPIGDYIAGPNHTLPTGGTAKFYSPLNVENFLKKSSIISMSEEGIEAIGDACALLARTEGLTAHERSVLVRLDGKQ encoded by the coding sequence ATGTTGTTGATAAAAACAACCGACAGTGACTTTAAAGAAAAATTTGAAGAGATTCTGGGACGCGGGGCGATGGATATGGAGCATGTGGCTTCCATTGTCGGCGGCATCATCAAAGAGATCCGCAGCGAGGGCAACGGCGCACTGAAGCGGCATATCGAAAAGTTCGACCGCTGGAAGCCCGAGAGCGACGCCGACCTGATGGTCGACCCCGCCGAAATGAAAAAGGCGTACGAAGCGCTGGATAGCAGGCTGCGTGACGCGCTGCATCTGGCATACGAGCGGATCGCGCGCTACCACGAGAAACAGATGCCCAAAAGCTGGATCGATTTCGACGAGGCGGGCAACGTGCTGGGGCAGAAGGTGACGCCGGTAGAGAGAGCGGGGCTTTACATTCCCGGCGGCAAGGCGGCCTACCCCAGTTCGCTGCTGATGAACGCCATTCCCGCCATCGTGGCGGGGGTCGGGGAGATCGTCGTGGCGACCCCCACGCCCGAGAATGAGATTAACCATCTGGTCCTGGCGGCGGCACACCTGTGCGGTGTGAAAAAGATGTTCAAGATGGGAGGCGCCAGCGCCATCGCCGCCATGGCCTACGGGACCGAGACGGTTCCCAAGGTCGATGTGATCACCGGGCCCGGCAATATCTTCGTCGCCACGGCGAAAAAGATGGTCTACGGCGACGTCAACATCGACATGATCGCCGGCCCGAGCGAAATCGGCATTCTGGCCGACGGGTCGGCAATACCCGACTATCTCGCCATCGACCTGCTCTCCCAGGCGGAGCACGACGAGATGGCCAGTTCCATTCTCATCACCCCCGATGCCGAACTGGCGGAAGCGGTGCGGGAGCTAGTCTATGTGGAGCTGGCGAAGCTGGAGCGCCAGGCCATCGCCCGCAAATCGATCGAGGAGCGGGGGGCGGTCATCGTGACCGAAACGATGGAGGAGGCGATCGGACTGATGAACCGCATCGCCCCCGAGCATCTGGAGGTGATGACTGCCAATCCCTTCGAACTGCTGCCCAAAATCAAACATGCCGGCGCCATTTTCATGGGGCAGTTCACCCCCGAACCCATCGGCGACTACATCGCCGGCCCCAACCATACGCTGCCCACGGGCGGCACGGCGAAGTTCTACTCGCCCCTGAATGTGGAGAATTTCCTGAAAAAATCCTCCATCATCAGCATGAGCGAAGAGGGGATAGAGGCGATCGGCGACGCCTGCGCCCTGCTGGCCCGCACCGAAGGGCTGACCGCCCATGAACGCTCCGTGCTCGTACGGTTGGACGGGAAACAGTAA
- a CDS encoding A/G-specific adenine glycosylase, with the protein MNYSDIRLAIANWYALNGRHDLPWRRTDDPYRIYISEMMLQQTQVKTVLERFYGPFLERFPTLQSVADASLDDLLHAWQGLGYYRRARYIHETAKRCAPDLPTEPEALMKLPGIGKSTAHAIAAFAAHRPVAVLDANVRRILHRFFAQKSRSEKILWNLAETLLDRTNPYTYNQAMMDIGATVCLPKAPLCGRCPLATRCRGKSDPLAYPAPAQKKRRPIKHQIYLWVEKQGKILMQKRKGEMLGGLWELPAVEKAPSEGKKVAEVVHDYTHFRRIAEIYEVKEEKGVEGEWLGKADLRDIALSSLERKIFEKLHFTL; encoded by the coding sequence ATGAATTATAGCGACATCCGCCTTGCCATCGCCAACTGGTATGCGCTGAACGGCCGGCACGACCTGCCGTGGCGCCGAACCGACGACCCCTACCGTATCTACATCAGCGAAATGATGCTGCAGCAGACCCAGGTCAAAACGGTGCTGGAGCGTTTCTACGGCCCCTTTTTAGAGCGCTTTCCCACCCTGCAGAGCGTGGCGGACGCTTCTCTGGACGACCTGCTGCACGCCTGGCAGGGGCTGGGGTACTACCGCCGGGCACGCTACATCCACGAAACGGCGAAACGTTGCGCCCCCGACCTTCCCACGGAGCCGGAAGCGCTGATGAAACTGCCGGGCATCGGCAAAAGCACCGCCCACGCCATCGCCGCCTTCGCCGCCCACCGGCCCGTGGCGGTGCTGGATGCCAACGTCAGGCGCATTCTGCACCGCTTCTTCGCCCAAAAAAGCCGCAGCGAAAAAATCCTCTGGAATCTGGCGGAAACGCTGCTCGACCGAACAAACCCCTACACCTACAACCAGGCGATGATGGATATCGGCGCCACGGTCTGCCTCCCCAAAGCGCCTCTTTGCGGCCGCTGCCCCCTTGCCACCCGCTGCCGGGGAAAATCGGACCCCCTCGCCTACCCGGCACCCGCTCAAAAAAAGCGACGCCCCATAAAACACCAAATCTATCTCTGGGTCGAAAAGCAGGGAAAAATTCTGATGCAAAAGCGCAAGGGGGAAATGCTCGGCGGGCTGTGGGAACTGCCCGCCGTCGAAAAGGCGCCTTCAGAAGGTAAAAAAGTGGCGGAAGTGGTCCACGACTACACCCACTTCCGCCGCATCGCCGAAATCTACGAAGTCAAGGAGGAGAAGGGAGTCGAAGGAGAATGGCTCGGCAAAGCGGACCTTCGCGACATCGCCCTCTCGAGCCTGGAGAGAAAAATCTTCGAAAAACTCCATTTCACGCTGTAG
- a CDS encoding FIST N-terminal domain-containing protein: MKQWNIRYTGPATLRRFVENKNLGEGRDVLVQISCAVEEREELEAIRRMIRSVMPKAVIAGMGSVIQLVEGGFAKDAVSLTITQFEKSRCTLVELSLDSEEDSVDEAVRMIGAEVAGDSRSVLLLTNAIATDIEKLVLRYKKRIDLPIFGGIATANPGEHSFLISSHRIYTEDAVVAVIFHGEALRVHIDHLFAWDAIGKEFTVTEAEGRRLKRLDGMTIMDVYSRYFGLMEKKDLLSIALAHPLIKRSDDFGEVSRVLLRLDGDDGLYTGSFKVGEKVQIGFGNYKKMVDCLRKTPDKYRDIPTEAIWIDLCLSYAAPGYTDLLNRSLEIFGANPDALHLNVTFGEFGYVNGTNSLLNNVVIKVFLSEDETARFPYRKIDLDLDAKDRLLETLSTLVVTSGQEIMELNHYLEEEVAKRTEELARLNRMLEKKIEQEVRKNREKDKILFHQSKLAAMGEMLHNIAHQWRQPLNIIALVMQDLSLKAKMGTLSTEAILLAEKKINETLNYLSETIDDFRSFASMGEENQGRARFEAGRAIRETLRLVSVLLEDEKVRLQIDLPREEVMVAGRANDLKQVLLNLVYNAIDVFRDRSVENPVIQIGMHVGNMVEIYVRDNGGGIDEKVIHRIFEPNFSTKFHRHGTGVGLYMSRMIVRKRLDGEIVVKNVAEGAKFEIMLPLYGRQSLCRLENGRKR, translated from the coding sequence GTGAAACAATGGAATATACGTTATACCGGTCCCGCTACATTGCGCCGTTTCGTGGAAAATAAAAATCTGGGTGAGGGAAGAGACGTTCTCGTCCAGATCAGTTGCGCGGTTGAGGAGAGGGAAGAGCTGGAAGCGATTCGCCGCATGATACGCAGCGTTATGCCCAAAGCCGTAATCGCAGGTATGGGAAGTGTCATTCAACTGGTGGAAGGCGGTTTTGCGAAGGATGCGGTCTCTCTGACGATAACACAGTTTGAAAAGAGCCGATGCACACTGGTGGAACTTTCTCTCGATTCGGAAGAGGATTCGGTAGACGAGGCAGTCAGAATGATCGGTGCCGAAGTGGCGGGGGACTCCAGGTCGGTCCTGTTATTGACGAATGCCATTGCCACCGATATCGAAAAACTGGTCCTGCGATACAAAAAAAGAATCGACCTTCCCATATTCGGGGGAATTGCTACGGCAAACCCGGGAGAACATTCGTTTCTGATAAGCAGCCACCGTATCTATACCGAGGATGCGGTGGTGGCTGTCATTTTTCACGGAGAGGCGCTGAGGGTGCATATCGACCATCTGTTTGCCTGGGATGCCATCGGTAAAGAATTTACCGTTACGGAAGCCGAAGGCCGCCGCCTGAAAAGGCTGGACGGTATGACCATCATGGATGTCTATAGCCGTTACTTCGGCCTGATGGAAAAAAAAGATCTTCTTTCGATCGCCCTGGCCCACCCCCTCATCAAACGATCCGACGATTTTGGAGAAGTCTCCAGAGTCCTTTTGCGTCTTGATGGTGACGACGGCCTCTATACCGGCTCTTTTAAGGTAGGGGAGAAAGTCCAGATCGGTTTCGGAAATTACAAAAAAATGGTGGACTGCCTTCGAAAGACTCCGGACAAATATCGGGATATTCCCACCGAAGCGATCTGGATAGATCTCTGCCTCTCCTATGCGGCGCCCGGGTATACCGACCTTCTCAACCGTTCTCTCGAGATTTTCGGTGCAAATCCGGATGCTTTGCACCTCAATGTGACATTCGGAGAATTCGGGTATGTCAACGGCACGAACAGCCTTTTGAACAATGTCGTGATCAAAGTTTTTCTCAGTGAAGACGAAACGGCCCGCTTCCCCTATCGGAAGATCGATCTGGATCTGGATGCGAAAGACCGCCTTCTCGAAACCCTTTCCACTCTTGTCGTGACCAGCGGACAGGAGATTATGGAACTCAACCACTACCTGGAGGAGGAGGTCGCAAAACGGACCGAGGAGCTCGCCCGTCTCAACCGGATGCTCGAAAAGAAGATCGAACAGGAAGTGCGGAAAAACCGGGAGAAAGACAAGATACTTTTCCACCAGTCCAAACTGGCAGCCATGGGAGAGATGCTTCACAATATAGCCCATCAGTGGCGGCAGCCGCTCAACATCATCGCTCTTGTGATGCAGGATCTCTCACTGAAAGCGAAGATGGGAACGCTTTCCACAGAAGCGATTCTGCTTGCGGAAAAGAAGATCAACGAAACGCTCAATTACCTCTCCGAAACCATCGATGACTTCCGAAGTTTCGCTTCCATGGGAGAGGAGAATCAGGGAAGAGCCCGTTTCGAAGCTGGCAGAGCGATTCGGGAGACGCTTCGTCTGGTTTCGGTCCTTCTGGAAGATGAGAAGGTGCGTCTGCAAATCGATCTTCCCAGGGAAGAGGTTATGGTGGCAGGCAGGGCCAATGACCTCAAACAGGTGCTGCTGAACCTGGTATACAATGCTATCGACGTATTTCGTGACAGGAGTGTGGAGAACCCAGTTATCCAGATAGGAATGCATGTCGGCAATATGGTTGAGATCTACGTCAGAGACAACGGTGGAGGTATCGATGAAAAGGTGATACACAGAATTTTCGAGCCGAATTTTTCCACGAAGTTTCACCGCCACGGTACCGGAGTGGGGCTCTATATGTCCCGTATGATCGTAAGAAAACGTCTCGACGGTGAAATCGTGGTCAAAAACGTAGCGGAGGGTGCAAAGTTCGAAATCATGCTGCCGCTTTACGGAAGGCAATCTCTCTGCCGGTTGGAAAATGGAAGGAAACGATGA
- a CDS encoding FIST N-terminal domain-containing protein, giving the protein MRQLGFEYRNRIDFESFVRREGLDRCRHLLLQVSCPNGSSEKMESLRRELHSALPHAVIVGGSSALQFSGTQIREEVTFLGITVFENSRISLFEQELGNVQKSDYDEIAKRLAERTNGETKGILLLSNTFVHDMEKLIVSINHYMAHIPVFGGIASDNEPYRHFKLFSQNRVFEEEGIVAVILEGEHLHISCNHFFDWEPIGREFTVTKASGRYIYELDGQPIIDIYSKYFGPLDEAKLLQLSLSHPLIRTSPLFGTVARALLEIDEEKGFFTGEFREGEKVQIGFGHYKRMTSRYEIIPEAYRQIPAEALWFYICISYQYGYIDILKASGQFYRESDKVFAFITFGEFTHRNDRNLFLNYSLTRVALTEDLSARAKINLIEVERDPKDELLATLSTLISASSKEITDLKRHLEREVEERTKELAELNASLERRIAMEVNKNREKDKILYHQSKLASMGEMINNIAHQWRQPLNIIALVMQDLALKAHMGNVAPPAVEHAEKKVHETLRYLSDTIDDFRSFTVDRPEYTHPGAFEVCKTVKEMVRLVSIVLEDEKIGLKLKLPEREALVKGNANDLKQVLLNLVYNAIDVFKERKVKDAKISIEVKYNREITIIVKDNGGGINPEIVDKIFEPYFTTKYKARGTGLGLYMSKMIVEKRLKGKIAARNHRSGAVFWIELPILS; this is encoded by the coding sequence ATGAGACAACTGGGATTCGAATACCGCAACAGGATAGATTTCGAAAGCTTTGTCCGCAGAGAGGGGTTGGACCGTTGCAGGCATCTTCTTCTGCAGGTGAGTTGCCCCAACGGCTCTTCGGAAAAGATGGAGTCGTTACGCAGGGAACTGCATTCCGCTCTTCCCCATGCGGTCATTGTAGGCGGATCGAGTGCCCTTCAGTTTTCGGGCACGCAAATAAGAGAAGAGGTCACCTTCCTCGGGATTACCGTATTCGAGAACAGCCGGATCTCCCTTTTCGAGCAGGAGCTGGGAAATGTGCAAAAGAGTGACTACGATGAGATAGCAAAACGTCTGGCGGAAAGGACAAACGGCGAGACCAAAGGGATATTGCTGCTGAGCAATACTTTTGTGCATGATATGGAGAAACTGATCGTTTCGATCAATCATTATATGGCCCATATCCCGGTTTTCGGGGGTATCGCTTCGGACAACGAGCCATATCGTCATTTCAAACTTTTCAGCCAAAACCGGGTTTTTGAGGAGGAAGGGATCGTCGCGGTTATTCTGGAAGGGGAACACCTGCATATCAGCTGCAACCATTTTTTCGACTGGGAACCGATAGGCAGGGAGTTTACGGTAACCAAGGCATCCGGGCGCTATATTTATGAACTGGACGGGCAGCCGATTATCGACATCTACTCCAAATACTTCGGCCCGCTGGATGAAGCGAAGCTTCTGCAGCTTTCCCTCTCCCACCCCCTCATACGTACCTCTCCCCTGTTTGGTACGGTTGCAAGGGCTCTGTTGGAGATCGATGAAGAAAAAGGGTTTTTTACCGGAGAGTTTCGGGAGGGAGAGAAGGTACAGATAGGGTTCGGGCACTACAAACGAATGACCAGTCGCTATGAAATCATCCCCGAAGCCTATCGGCAGATCCCGGCAGAGGCGCTTTGGTTCTATATCTGCATCTCCTATCAGTATGGCTATATCGATATTCTCAAAGCTTCCGGACAGTTTTACCGGGAAAGCGATAAAGTTTTCGCATTCATTACCTTCGGGGAGTTTACCCATCGTAATGACAGAAATCTCTTTCTCAACTACTCGTTGACCCGCGTGGCATTGACGGAAGATCTTTCCGCCCGGGCGAAAATCAATCTGATTGAGGTGGAAAGAGATCCCAAAGATGAGCTTCTCGCGACACTTTCGACACTGATTTCCGCTTCATCGAAGGAGATTACCGATCTCAAACGCCATTTGGAAAGAGAGGTGGAGGAACGGACGAAAGAGCTGGCCGAACTCAATGCGTCGCTGGAACGGCGAATCGCGATGGAAGTCAACAAAAACAGGGAGAAAGACAAGATCCTTTACCATCAATCCAAACTTGCTTCCATGGGGGAGATGATCAACAACATCGCCCACCAGTGGCGGCAGCCGCTCAATATTATCGCCCTGGTCATGCAGGACCTGGCCCTGAAAGCGCATATGGGAAATGTAGCACCGCCGGCTGTGGAGCATGCGGAGAAAAAAGTTCACGAAACCCTGCGCTATCTCTCCGATACCATCGACGATTTCCGAAGTTTTACGGTTGACAGGCCCGAATATACGCATCCCGGCGCTTTTGAAGTATGCAAAACGGTCAAAGAGATGGTCCGGCTTGTCTCCATCGTTCTGGAAGACGAAAAGATCGGCCTGAAGCTCAAACTTCCCGAACGGGAAGCACTGGTCAAGGGAAATGCCAACGATCTCAAGCAGGTATTGCTGAATCTGGTCTATAACGCCATTGATGTATTCAAAGAGCGGAAAGTGAAAGATGCGAAAATCAGTATTGAAGTGAAATACAACAGGGAAATCACGATCATCGTCAAAGACAACGGCGGGGGGATCAACCCGGAAATTGTCGACAAGATTTTCGAACCCTATTTCACCACCAAATACAAAGCGAGGGGAACAGGGCTGGGGCTCTATATGTCTAAAATGATTGTAGAGAAGAGGCTGAAAGGAAAAATAGCGGCCCGGAATCACCGTTCCGGTGCCGTATTCTGGATAGAGCTTCCGATACTCTCGTAG
- a CDS encoding response regulator, translated as MIDNDIVKIANETKKLNALVVEDEKEANELMVSTFSNFFNEVDSAATAEEALEIYKKKKPDVVFIDIILPGMDGLELARKIREINKDQIIVIISASNDMSKISEAIKIGVDSFIQKPIDSNKIIDLLKNINQTIAKRKKIETKTFSITLPMDLYDRVHADAKVERISKNAMIIRALKAFYDIKP; from the coding sequence ATGATCGACAATGATATTGTCAAAATTGCGAACGAAACCAAAAAGCTGAATGCGCTGGTCGTCGAAGACGAGAAGGAGGCGAATGAGCTGATGGTTTCCACCTTCAGCAACTTTTTCAATGAGGTCGATTCGGCCGCTACGGCGGAAGAGGCGCTGGAGATCTACAAAAAGAAGAAGCCCGACGTCGTCTTCATCGACATTATCCTGCCGGGTATGGACGGTTTGGAGCTGGCCCGCAAGATCCGTGAAATCAACAAGGACCAGATCATCGTCATTATCTCCGCCAGCAACGACATGAGCAAAATTTCCGAGGCCATCAAAATCGGTGTCGACAGTTTCATCCAGAAACCGATCGACTCCAACAAGATCATCGACCTGCTCAAAAACATCAACCAGACTATCGCCAAACGCAAGAAGATCGAGACGAAGACCTTCTCCATCACCCTGCCGATGGACCTTTACGACCGGGTCCATGCCGATGCGAAGGTGGAGCGCATCTCCAAAAACGCCATGATCATCCGGGCTCTCAAAGCCTTTTACGACATCAAACCCTGA
- a CDS encoding CinA family protein: MKNRLVVIGRSLYLNRPFMEYVERELGHLGFLEQIVKLPEASSDTVTLLQQQIALGGNLVIVTSKNAFTPVSKLLATMIDDTLILKENMLIPSKSEIYDDQSFLVRHERCAINVVQAVPGRVLPMFLIEYREKEGVIHLFDIDEESAAVLLDPLAASHEVEIVMTPLVEGWLQVECVSKKYGQLGNFLKGVKQLLPRKVVESTNIFAYLIHRFSQRKKSVTFAESCTGGRLAAQLTGEPGSSEIFRGSLVTYSNAVKAGWLGVEKEVLEKYGAVSEQCVEQMLAGAKEIARADYALAVSGIAGPGGGTPQKPVGTVYIGAKSDTHTIVERLFFEGDRNYIQQQSMLYAYKLLFRVASEDFFDSGS; the protein is encoded by the coding sequence ATGAAGAACCGTCTCGTCGTCATCGGAAGAAGCCTCTACCTCAACCGCCCCTTCATGGAGTACGTAGAGCGGGAACTGGGGCATCTCGGTTTCCTGGAGCAGATCGTCAAGCTGCCCGAAGCGAGCAGCGACACGGTCACTCTGCTGCAGCAGCAGATCGCGCTGGGGGGCAATCTCGTCATCGTCACGAGCAAAAACGCCTTCACCCCCGTCTCCAAACTCCTCGCGACAATGATCGACGATACCCTCATTCTCAAAGAGAATATGCTCATCCCCTCCAAAAGCGAAATTTACGACGACCAGAGCTTTCTCGTCCGACACGAAAGGTGCGCCATCAATGTGGTTCAGGCGGTTCCCGGCCGCGTCCTGCCGATGTTTCTCATCGAATACCGGGAAAAGGAGGGGGTCATCCACCTCTTTGACATCGACGAGGAGAGTGCCGCCGTGCTGCTGGACCCGCTGGCGGCCAGCCATGAGGTGGAAATCGTCATGACACCGCTGGTGGAGGGGTGGCTCCAGGTGGAGTGCGTCAGCAAGAAGTATGGCCAGCTGGGCAATTTTCTCAAAGGCGTGAAACAGCTGCTGCCCAGAAAGGTGGTGGAGTCGACCAACATTTTCGCCTACCTCATCCACCGCTTCAGCCAGAGGAAGAAGAGTGTCACCTTCGCCGAAAGCTGTACCGGCGGGCGGCTTGCCGCGCAACTGACCGGCGAGCCGGGCTCTTCTGAGATTTTCAGGGGCTCCCTGGTGACCTACTCCAACGCCGTCAAGGCGGGTTGGCTGGGTGTCGAGAAGGAGGTGCTGGAAAAGTACGGGGCCGTCAGCGAACAGTGCGTGGAGCAGATGCTCGCGGGTGCCAAGGAGATCGCCCGCGCCGACTACGCCCTGGCCGTCAGCGGCATCGCGGGACCCGGCGGGGGCACGCCCCAGAAGCCGGTGGGCACCGTCTACATCGGCGCCAAGAGCGATACCCATACCATCGTCGAGCGCCTCTTCTTCGAGGGAGACCGCAACTATATCCAGCAACAGAGCATGCTCTATGCCTACAAACTCCTCTTTCGGGTCGCTTCGGAAGACTTTTTCGACTCAGGCTCTTGA